One stretch of bacterium DNA includes these proteins:
- a CDS encoding D-alanine--D-alanine ligase, with the protein MRICLLTTQDLDTEPFPKDDWPCDPRPFLPDDTWHVATLKKKTSVMQVTRLVRDGFDLFFNLCDGAADQDVPGIKVVRVLEEYGVPFTGATSEFYEPSREDMKRACRDLGLDTPSYVLARSEADVARAAAALRFPLFVKHYSSYASVDLSRHSRVRGPAGLRRQTRKMLTRHGAALIEEFIDGVECTVLVAENPDDPLHPRTYTPIQYRFPAGESFKHAKLKWVDYDKLSSFPVADPALAARLREASARFFVALGGASFGRCDFRVDRAGTPYMLEINPNCGVYYPPTDPGSADICLAHDPEGHAGFTRRLVTAAMRRHKLRTRSADKTGATGDRAAQGPDRPA; encoded by the coding sequence ATGCGCATCTGCCTGCTGACCACCCAGGATCTCGACACCGAACCGTTCCCCAAAGACGACTGGCCCTGCGATCCGCGACCCTTCCTGCCGGACGACACCTGGCACGTGGCGACACTGAAGAAGAAGACCTCCGTCATGCAGGTCACGCGGCTGGTGCGGGACGGCTTCGACCTCTTCTTCAACCTGTGCGACGGGGCGGCCGACCAGGACGTACCGGGCATCAAGGTCGTCCGGGTCCTGGAGGAATATGGCGTCCCTTTCACGGGCGCCACCTCGGAGTTCTACGAGCCGTCGCGGGAGGACATGAAGCGGGCGTGCCGCGACCTGGGCCTCGACACGCCCTCCTACGTGCTCGCCCGCAGCGAGGCGGACGTGGCGCGCGCCGCCGCCGCGCTCCGCTTCCCCCTGTTCGTCAAGCACTACAGCAGCTACGCGAGCGTCGATCTGAGCCGCCACTCCCGCGTCCGGGGCCCCGCGGGCCTGCGGCGGCAGACCCGCAAGATGCTGACCCGCCACGGCGCCGCCCTGATCGAGGAGTTCATCGACGGGGTCGAATGCACGGTCCTCGTCGCCGAGAACCCCGACGACCCCCTGCACCCCAGGACCTACACCCCCATCCAGTACCGCTTCCCCGCGGGGGAGAGCTTCAAGCACGCCAAGCTGAAGTGGGTGGACTACGACAAGCTCTCCTCGTTCCCGGTCGCCGACCCGGCGCTGGCGGCGAGGCTCAGGGAGGCTTCGGCGCGCTTCTTCGTGGCGCTCGGCGGCGCCAGCTTCGGCCGCTGCGACTTCCGCGTGGACCGCGCCGGCACGCCGTACATGCTGGAGATCAATCCCAACTGCGGCGTCTACTACCCGCCGACCGATCCGGGCAGCGCCGACATATGTCTCGCCCACGACCCGGAGGGTCACGCGGGTTTCACGCGCCGGCTGGTGACCGCCGCGATGCGCCGGCACAAGTTGCGGACAAGATCGGCGGACAAGACGGGCGCTACGGGGGATCGAGCCGCCCAGGGTCCGGATCGACCGGCGTGA
- a CDS encoding NAD(P)-dependent alcohol dehydrogenase, whose product MRADCITGPPIRKRSRRETRPRGLGLRFPGVPRRPIRDKVYPFLPDAAILCDRRDKPITQGGNGVIKAYAASEVGGELKPYEYDPGPLGRHEVEIDVEHCGICHSDLSMLDNEWGMTRFPLVPGHEVIGTVAKAGDEATGVRVGDRVGLGWHAGYCLTCPSCLAGDHNMCAAAQGTIVGRHGGFAERVRAHAASVVALPEGLDARSAGPLFCGGITVFNPLIQFDVKPTARVGVIGIGGLGHMALQFLRAWGCEVTAFTSTDAKREEALEMGAHHAVDSRDAEAISASAGRFDLVLSTVNVKLDWNAYVAALRPRGRLHFVGATLEPLDLGVFPLIVGQRSVSGSPVGSPATIARMLEFAARHHIEPVIETYRFDQVNEALERLRSGRTRYRIVLSG is encoded by the coding sequence ATGCGGGCAGATTGTATCACCGGGCCGCCGATCCGCAAGCGGTCACGGCGGGAAACTCGACCGAGGGGCCTCGGCCTCCGTTTCCCGGGTGTTCCGCGCCGGCCGATACGGGACAAGGTATACCCGTTCCTCCCAGATGCAGCGATATTGTGCGATCGACGAGACAAGCCAATCACACAGGGAGGCAACGGCGTGATCAAGGCATACGCGGCATCCGAGGTCGGCGGCGAACTGAAACCTTACGAATACGATCCGGGACCGCTGGGACGACACGAGGTGGAGATAGATGTCGAACACTGTGGCATCTGCCATAGCGACCTGAGCATGCTCGACAACGAATGGGGGATGACCCGGTTCCCGTTGGTGCCGGGTCACGAGGTGATCGGCACCGTCGCGAAGGCGGGAGACGAGGCGACCGGCGTCCGCGTCGGCGACCGGGTCGGACTGGGTTGGCATGCGGGCTATTGCCTGACCTGCCCGTCCTGTCTCGCTGGCGACCACAACATGTGTGCGGCGGCCCAGGGGACGATCGTCGGCCGTCACGGTGGCTTCGCGGAGCGGGTGCGCGCCCATGCCGCCAGCGTGGTCGCGCTGCCGGAGGGCCTCGACGCCCGGAGCGCCGGGCCGCTCTTCTGCGGCGGGATCACGGTCTTCAACCCCCTGATCCAGTTCGACGTTAAGCCGACCGCCAGGGTCGGGGTCATCGGGATCGGCGGTCTGGGGCACATGGCCCTCCAATTCCTGCGCGCCTGGGGTTGCGAGGTGACGGCCTTCACCTCGACCGACGCCAAGCGGGAGGAGGCCCTGGAGATGGGAGCCCATCATGCCGTCGACTCGCGCGACGCGGAGGCGATAAGCGCGTCGGCAGGCCGGTTCGACCTGGTTCTCTCCACAGTCAACGTCAAGCTGGACTGGAACGCGTACGTCGCGGCCCTGCGTCCCCGGGGCCGCCTGCATTTCGTCGGCGCGACGCTCGAGCCGCTGGATCTCGGCGTATTTCCCCTGATCGTGGGGCAGCGCTCCGTGTCCGGCTCACCGGTCGGCAGTCCGGCGACCATCGCCCGGATGCTCGAGTTCGCGGCCCGGCACCACATCGAGCCCGTTATCGAGACGTACCGTTTTGATCAGGTGAACGAGGCCCTGGAGCGGCTGAGGAGCGGACGGACCCGCTACCGGATCGTCTTGAGCGGGTGA
- a CDS encoding AsmA family protein has translation MKKLLKILGWTAGSLVALVILLAVGLRLFLPMEKLRDLAVARASAALGREVTVEDVRVSLRGGLGIQLTGVSIGNPAGFPEGRLLTAGNMDLKLRLRPLFSRQVHADRLVINAPNISLVKLGDGRDNFTFAPAESGGPAAGSASPGNTGATLDLERFECNGGALSFRDEAAGTGFALTGLRLDWSVTDAGGGQLDSRGGTSADSLIITGERPLAIGPLTLNHTARIDTGRKRLILARSGLAVAGLDFAVTAEIDYDPGAPVTRAEIDGGALDLAAVLALAPADKAAALDGVKANGILDLRMTIAFDQALDDPLSAAGSLELSGGRLELPDIPEPITELAAAVAFDLDTLHVTTCKARTSGADLAFAGKVTGLRQPAEAKIEGTVKVVADLAGLQVYLPAERKATLAGRATGSVTLAGRLDSPRDLPAGGEITVTDLSYRDANIFEPVTDLDATVTFGPRDVTIKSCRVRLQPSNFTLSGVVRGLVPALTAEAAARPHLDFSLDAPLLDVDNLFPAACPGAAPRGTAAEASRAPVIREFPDFTGSGTVAIANLIYGGVNFTGITGKVAIADRTVTVSEATGAVFSGRVTGQTAVDLQDMKTPGYRGSFAARGVQADSLLSRFTPLKGHVFGALDFSGSYAAAGKDPAAFRRSLTLDARSAMTQGRLVTSGVIQQGLNTLAVKLGRTFDKEEKLKDMAGTVKVAGERVHFDRFTSEMPGLGALTIGGSYGFAGDLDFRGDLLLTEENSRKLLRSTTGGLPGALGNILGKKDQAVPRLRLPVKIGGAFTRPDVALDFSALAETAGQEVVDELKGKLEGLFRK, from the coding sequence ATGAAGAAGCTGCTGAAGATCCTCGGCTGGACCGCCGGCTCGCTCGTGGCGCTGGTGATCCTGCTCGCCGTCGGCCTGCGGCTGTTTTTGCCCATGGAAAAGCTGCGGGATCTGGCTGTCGCGCGCGCCTCGGCCGCCCTGGGACGCGAGGTGACGGTCGAGGACGTGCGGGTGTCGCTGCGCGGCGGGCTCGGGATCCAGCTGACCGGCGTGAGCATCGGCAATCCCGCCGGTTTTCCCGAGGGACGCCTGCTGACGGCAGGGAACATGGATCTCAAGCTGCGGCTGCGGCCCTTGTTCTCGCGACAGGTGCACGCCGACAGGCTCGTGATCAACGCCCCGAACATCTCCCTGGTCAAGCTCGGCGACGGGCGGGACAACTTCACCTTCGCGCCGGCGGAATCCGGCGGCCCGGCGGCCGGCAGCGCCTCCCCCGGGAACACCGGTGCAACTCTCGACCTCGAACGGTTCGAATGCAACGGCGGAGCCTTGAGTTTCCGGGACGAGGCGGCCGGCACAGGATTTGCGCTCACCGGGCTGCGCCTGGACTGGTCCGTGACCGACGCCGGCGGCGGGCAGCTCGACTCCCGCGGCGGAACGAGCGCCGACAGCCTGATAATCACCGGGGAGCGGCCGCTCGCGATCGGACCGTTGACCCTGAACCACACGGCGCGCATCGATACGGGGCGCAAGCGGCTCATCCTGGCCAGGAGCGGGTTGGCCGTGGCCGGCCTGGATTTCGCAGTCACCGCCGAGATCGATTACGATCCGGGAGCCCCGGTCACCCGGGCCGAGATCGACGGCGGAGCCCTCGACCTTGCCGCCGTCCTGGCCCTGGCGCCCGCGGACAAGGCGGCGGCGCTGGACGGTGTCAAGGCGAACGGGATTCTCGATCTGCGGATGACCATCGCCTTCGACCAGGCGCTGGACGATCCCCTGAGCGCCGCAGGATCGCTCGAGCTCAGCGGCGGCCGACTGGAGTTGCCGGACATCCCCGAACCCATCACCGAACTGGCCGCCGCGGTCGCCTTCGACCTCGACACCCTGCACGTGACGACCTGCAAGGCGAGAACATCCGGGGCGGATCTTGCGTTCGCCGGGAAGGTGACGGGCCTGAGGCAGCCGGCCGAGGCGAAGATCGAGGGCACCGTCAAGGTGGTCGCCGACCTGGCCGGCCTGCAGGTCTATCTGCCCGCCGAGCGCAAAGCGACGCTGGCCGGCAGGGCCACCGGGTCGGTCACGCTGGCCGGCCGCCTGGACAGCCCGCGCGATCTGCCGGCCGGCGGCGAGATCACCGTCACCGATCTCAGCTACCGCGACGCCAACATCTTCGAGCCCGTGACAGACCTGGACGCCACCGTGACTTTCGGGCCCCGCGACGTGACCATCAAGAGCTGCCGGGTGCGGCTGCAGCCCAGCAACTTCACACTGAGCGGCGTGGTGCGGGGGCTCGTGCCCGCGCTGACGGCCGAAGCGGCCGCCAGACCGCATCTGGATTTCAGCCTGGACGCGCCGCTCCTCGACGTCGACAACCTGTTCCCCGCCGCCTGCCCCGGCGCCGCCCCCCGGGGAACGGCGGCCGAGGCTTCGCGCGCCCCCGTGATCCGGGAGTTCCCCGACTTCACGGGTTCGGGCACGGTCGCCATCGCCAACCTGATCTACGGAGGGGTGAACTTCACCGGCATCACCGGCAAGGTGGCCATCGCCGACCGCACCGTGACGGTCAGCGAGGCGACCGGTGCGGTCTTCTCCGGACGCGTCACCGGCCAGACGGCGGTCGACCTGCAGGACATGAAGACCCCCGGATACCGGGGGAGTTTCGCCGCCCGTGGCGTCCAGGCCGATTCGCTGCTCAGCCGGTTCACCCCGCTGAAGGGCCACGTCTTCGGCGCCCTGGATTTCAGCGGATCTTACGCGGCGGCGGGCAAGGATCCCGCGGCCTTCCGGCGCTCGCTGACCCTGGACGCCCGGAGCGCCATGACCCAGGGCCGGCTGGTGACCTCGGGCGTGATCCAGCAGGGGTTGAACACCCTGGCCGTGAAGCTCGGACGCACTTTCGACAAGGAGGAGAAGCTGAAGGATATGGCCGGCACGGTGAAGGTGGCCGGCGAGCGCGTCCACTTCGACCGGTTCACCAGCGAGATGCCGGGCCTGGGCGCATTGACCATCGGCGGCAGCTACGGCTTCGCCGGCGATCTGGATTTCCGGGGCGACCTGCTGCTGACCGAGGAGAACTCGCGCAAGCTGCTGCGATCCACGACAGGCGGCCTGCCCGGTGCGCTCGGCAACATCCTGGGCAAGAAGGACCAGGCCGTGCCGCGCCTGAGGCTGCCGGTGAAGATCGGCGGCGCCTTCACCCGGCCCGATGTCGCTTTGGACTTTTCGGCCCTGGCCGAGACCGCCGGTCAGGAGGTCGTCGATGAACTGAAGGGAAAACTGGAGGGGCTGTTCAGGAAGTGA
- a CDS encoding 4-oxalocrotonate tautomerase family protein — protein MPFTTVKVIEGVFSKEQKTQLIEKITEAMIEVEGEGMRDLTWVVIEEVKQGDWAIGGKPVIPKPKPTGT, from the coding sequence ATGCCATTCACCACCGTGAAGGTCATAGAGGGAGTGTTCTCGAAGGAACAGAAGACACAGCTCATCGAAAAGATCACCGAAGCGATGATCGAGGTCGAGGGCGAGGGAATGCGCGATTTGACGTGGGTCGTCATCGAAGAGGTCAAGCAGGGGGATTGGGCAATCGGGGGCAAGCCCGTCATCCCCAAGCCGAAGCCCACTGGCACATAG
- a CDS encoding alkaline phosphatase family protein: MKRAPIIVTLLVALSLAGGACLLYAKRQRAPVSPGAAGLAVAHAYADWEEYAGDVERRDGRRHKVVFIGVDGAAWNILDPMIEEGLLPTFAKLKREGSHGVLRSVDAYVSPPAWVTMMTGYLPERTGIYTFGHWDRESRTFLPLEAVDTRTPSVWDISSFAGRRTAVINVPMTYPVRDVDGIMVSGLMTPTKLHDRQHFDLTFTDSGGMPDDVDPPESYSPAMSAVLEHSANRFEFYLCDTTNDGSVGYDKVYLKKRRLESGRLEAGDATSCAFRVGEFSPWLKVNHLAPDRSEKGWCRLVVIPGGRSRSDYVLRFSHTLFAAGDTDVAFTYPGSLADSLQERFGYYFPSSWLDKPIIPEFTADATRYASYFYEYEDWDLFLYVFTQTDNIQHLDGVTPITRQVYQIIDRHLARLLDRLPEDSTLIIASDHGFKEYSISIDLNRLFQQLGLLSYASGPEIDFEKTLVFHNLWCVYFNRDLLDLEELNRRGIETPAGMSADESLIRYLRRAGRGIKAGARGTPYPIEFCDVAPGAIGHAPDLIVKGTYGDYHVEFWNLKRPRDAVLRALGPDEKWNHTREGIVMAYGKGVRRGVELPEMEIADITPTMLYLLGLPTPADMDGRIMAEAFESRALARRPHYVIEDLGVLSRGESVSDEERETLERSLRSLGYIR, from the coding sequence GTGAAACGCGCACCCATCATCGTCACTCTGCTGGTGGCGTTGTCGCTGGCCGGCGGCGCCTGCCTCCTGTATGCGAAACGGCAGCGCGCGCCGGTCTCCCCGGGCGCGGCCGGGCTTGCCGTCGCGCACGCATATGCCGATTGGGAGGAATATGCCGGGGACGTCGAGCGGCGGGACGGGCGGCGGCACAAGGTCGTCTTCATCGGGGTCGACGGCGCCGCGTGGAACATCCTCGATCCCATGATCGAGGAGGGGCTCCTGCCGACGTTCGCGAAACTCAAGCGGGAAGGAAGCCATGGCGTGCTCCGCTCCGTGGACGCCTACGTCTCCCCGCCCGCCTGGGTGACGATGATGACGGGGTACCTGCCCGAGAGGACCGGCATCTACACGTTCGGCCACTGGGACCGTGAATCCAGGACGTTCCTGCCCCTGGAGGCCGTGGACACGCGGACTCCATCGGTCTGGGACATCTCATCCTTCGCCGGCAGGCGCACCGCTGTCATCAATGTGCCGATGACGTATCCGGTGCGCGACGTCGACGGGATCATGGTCTCCGGTCTGATGACGCCGACGAAGCTGCACGACCGGCAGCATTTCGATCTGACCTTCACGGACTCCGGAGGCATGCCGGATGACGTCGACCCGCCGGAATCGTACTCCCCGGCCATGTCGGCCGTGCTGGAGCACTCCGCGAATCGATTCGAGTTCTATCTTTGCGACACGACAAACGACGGGTCCGTCGGATACGACAAGGTCTACCTGAAGAAACGAAGGCTAGAGAGCGGCCGGCTGGAAGCAGGCGACGCAACGTCCTGCGCTTTCCGCGTCGGCGAGTTCTCGCCCTGGCTCAAGGTCAACCATCTCGCCCCCGATAGGTCCGAGAAGGGGTGGTGCAGGCTCGTCGTCATCCCCGGCGGCCGGTCCCGATCAGACTACGTGCTGAGGTTCTCGCACACGCTCTTCGCCGCCGGTGACACCGACGTCGCCTTCACCTACCCGGGCTCGCTTGCGGATTCCCTGCAGGAGAGATTCGGATATTACTTTCCCTCCTCGTGGCTCGACAAACCGATCATACCGGAGTTCACGGCGGATGCCACGAGGTACGCGTCGTACTTCTACGAATACGAGGATTGGGACCTTTTCCTGTACGTCTTCACCCAGACGGACAACATCCAGCACCTGGACGGCGTCACGCCCATCACGAGGCAAGTATACCAGATCATCGATCGTCATCTCGCCCGGCTGCTGGACCGGCTTCCGGAAGACTCGACCCTGATCATCGCCTCCGATCACGGCTTCAAGGAGTACTCGATCAGCATCGACCTGAACCGCCTCTTCCAGCAGCTCGGCTTGCTGTCCTACGCATCCGGCCCGGAAATCGACTTCGAGAAGACACTGGTGTTCCACAACCTGTGGTGCGTGTACTTCAACCGCGACCTCCTCGATCTCGAGGAACTGAACAGGAGGGGGATCGAAACGCCCGCGGGGATGTCCGCGGACGAGTCGCTGATACGGTACCTGCGCCGGGCGGGAAGGGGCATCAAGGCCGGCGCCCGGGGCACGCCCTACCCCATCGAGTTCTGCGATGTCGCGCCCGGCGCGATCGGGCACGCCCCCGACCTGATCGTCAAGGGAACCTACGGCGACTATCACGTCGAGTTCTGGAACCTGAAGAGGCCGCGCGACGCCGTCCTGCGCGCACTGGGACCCGACGAGAAGTGGAACCACACGCGAGAGGGAATCGTCATGGCGTACGGCAAAGGCGTCCGCCGGGGCGTGGAATTGCCGGAGATGGAAATAGCCGACATCACGCCGACGATGTTGTATCTCCTCGGCCTGCCGACCCCGGCCGACATGGACGGGAGGATAATGGCCGAGGCTTTCGAGAGCCGTGCGTTGGCCCGGCGCCCGCATTATGTGATCGAAGATCTGGGTGTGCTCTCGAGAGGCGAATCCGTGTCCGACGAGGAACGCGAGACCCTGGAGCGGAGCCTGCGAAGCCTGGGGTATATCCGGTAG
- a CDS encoding formylglycine-generating enzyme family protein: protein MKFMMGEQAVKNHPHRELLFLLAVGCLVFPVAALADMPPEVMNVLENQRPGTYLVDISCDLFDADGDLMFVTAYLSVDGGSTFPIEYVSVTGDAGAFMVSGDGLAMTWDAGADYLGYYETQCVIRVVAEDGFPIPEGCVYIHRGTFEMGSPETEVEREADELQHTVTLTRSFFMQATEVTQAEYVALMGVNPSVHQGGPECPVDSVTVQDALIYCNAKSLEDGLTPAYEVGIFGTWHQEADGWRLPTEANFRGDFYPYPGCPVGIHRYAPISVANFPPNAWGLYDMHGNVFEWCWDYYLPDYYADDQIDPTGPELASTRCMRGGCYASFAQDCRSAERIATFLDHTTDHHGFRIVRWAY from the coding sequence GTGAAGTTCATGATGGGGGAGCAGGCCGTGAAGAATCATCCGCACCGTGAATTGCTGTTCCTGCTGGCTGTTGGCTGCCTGGTCTTCCCGGTTGCAGCCCTCGCCGATATGCCGCCGGAAGTCATGAACGTTCTGGAGAACCAGCGTCCCGGCACATATCTGGTGGACATCTCATGCGACTTGTTCGATGCGGACGGCGACTTGATGTTCGTCACGGCTTATCTGTCCGTGGACGGCGGTTCGACATTCCCGATCGAGTACGTTTCCGTCACCGGCGACGCCGGCGCCTTCATGGTTTCGGGTGACGGGCTGGCGATGACATGGGACGCCGGAGCAGATTATCTGGGATATTACGAGACGCAATGCGTCATCAGGGTCGTGGCGGAGGATGGTTTTCCGATACCGGAGGGCTGCGTCTACATCCATCGCGGTACTTTCGAGATGGGCAGCCCCGAAACGGAAGTCGAACGTGAAGCGGATGAACTCCAGCATACGGTCACGCTGACCAGAAGCTTTTTCATGCAGGCCACGGAAGTGACCCAGGCCGAGTACGTGGCCTTGATGGGCGTCAATCCGAGCGTCCACCAGGGCGGTCCGGAATGTCCGGTCGACAGCGTTACCGTGCAGGACGCGCTCATTTACTGCAACGCGAAATCACTCGAGGATGGTCTGACGCCCGCCTATGAGGTGGGGATATTCGGGACATGGCACCAGGAAGCCGATGGCTGGCGCCTGCCTACCGAGGCCAACTTCCGGGGGGATTTCTATCCCTACCCGGGTTGTCCCGTGGGGATACATCGATATGCTCCCATATCTGTCGCAAACTTCCCGCCGAACGCCTGGGGCCTATATGACATGCACGGGAACGTGTTCGAATGGTGCTGGGATTATTATCTGCCCGATTATTACGCGGATGACCAGATCGACCCCACCGGTCCCGAATTGGCCTCCACCCGGTGCATGCGGGGCGGCTGTTACGCCTCCTTCGCGCAGGATTGCCGCTCCGCCGAACGCATCGCCACTTTCCTTGATCACACCACCGATCATCACGGCTTTCGAATCGTGAGGTGGGCCTACTGA